The DNA window ACCCGGCGGCAACTTCGGCCAAGTCCTGACCCGTCCCGCCGGCCGATCCCGCGCCACCGGGCGTCCCGGCCCCGAGCGCCGCCTCGACCGCGCGCTCGAACGCCGCCTGCGCCCCCGCGCCTTCCCCCGGCGTCCCCATCCGAAGTTCGCCGCGGCCGATCTCCGGCCGGTCCATCTCCCGCAGGAAGGCCGCCATCGCCGCCGTCTCCGCGTCGCTGAACCCGAGCGGCGGCATCTGCCCGCTCCCCACCGTCAACAAAGAAACGAGCCGGGTCGAATCAACCCGGCTCGCGGCGTGCGTCAGATCCGGCCCGAGGAATCCCCCCTGACCGTAGAACTGGTGACAGGTTTGACAGGCGTACGCCTGCCAGAGCGCACGCCCCTCGCGCGCCGCCTGCGACAGCGGCTCGCTCCGCACGTCCGAGTACACCAGCCCCGTCTGGACTCCGAAGGAGAGCACCAGCACGGCCAACAGCAGCTTTTTCCGAGCCGGCGTAAACATGGGAAGCGGTTGCGGGGGCTGAAGTCGCGTGAT is part of the Candidatus Palauibacter polyketidifaciens genome and encodes:
- a CDS encoding c-type cytochrome; this encodes MFTPARKKLLLAVLVLSFGVQTGLVYSDVRSEPLSQAAREGRALWQAYACQTCHQFYGQGGFLGPDLTHAASRVDSTRLVSLLTVGSGQMPPLGFSDAETAAMAAFLREMDRPEIGRGELRMGTPGEGAGAQAAFERAVEAALGAGTPGGAGSAGGTGQDLAEVAAGFEAYRIRPCSACHFPFRDSPVGAPDLSLAAGSLGADSLDRVLAEGRPLLGMPPPVPPLDDADRAALTAFLEFLAANREQLEAATQALAADRRLDWGALPWWEYP